From a region of the Pongo abelii isolate AG06213 chromosome 9, NHGRI_mPonAbe1-v2.0_pri, whole genome shotgun sequence genome:
- the TBRG1 gene encoding transforming growth factor beta regulator 1 isoform X3, with the protein MSLLDGLASSPRAPLQSSKARMKKLPKKSQNEKYRLKYLRLRKAAKATVFENAAICDEIARLEEKFLKAKEERRYLLKKLLQLQALTEGEVQAAAPSHSSSLPLTYGVASSVGTIQGAGPISGPSTGAEEPFGKKTKKEKKEKGKENNKLEVLKKTCKKKKMEGGARKLVQPIALDPSGRPVFPIGLGGLTVYSLGEIITDRPGFHDESAIYPVGYCSTRIYASMKCPDQKCLYTCQIKDGGVQPQFEIVPEDDPQNAIVSSSADACHAELLRTISATMGKLMPNLLPAGADFFGFSHPAIHNLIQSCPGARKCINYQWVKFDVCKPGDGQLPEGLPENDAAMSFEAFQRQIFDEDQNDPLLPVLDAGKSKFKERRVNVWFLEVKGTWT; encoded by the exons ATGAGCCTGCTGGACGGCCTCGCCTCCTCGCCGCGggctccactgcagtccagcaaGGCCAGGATGAAAAAGCTCCCGAAGAAAAGCCAGAATGAGAAGTACCGGCTGAAGTACCTGCGGCTGCGCAAAGCGGCCAAGGCCACGGTGTTT GAAAATGCTGCTATTTGTGATGAAATTGCTCGTCTTGAGGAAAAATTTcttaaagcaaaagaagaaagaag GTACTTGCTAAAGAAGCTCCTCCAGCTTCAGGCTCTAACTGAAGGGGAAGTACAGGCTGCAGCTCCTTCCCACAGTTCCAGTTTGCCCCTGACTTATGGTGTGGCCAGCTCTGTGGGAACTATACAGGGAGCTGGGCCTATTTCAGGGCCCAGCACTGGGGCTGAGGAACCATTTGGGAAGAAAactaagaaggagaaaaaagaaaaaggcaaagagaaCAACAAACTGGAAG TTCTGAAGAAAacatgcaagaaaaagaaaatggagggagGTGCTCGCAAGCTGGTTCAGCCCATTGCCCTGGATCCCTCAGGACGGCCTGTGTTCCCCATCGGACTAGGGGGTCTAACAGTATATAGCCTGGGGGAG ATCATCACCGACCGACCTGGCTTTCATGATGAGAGTGCCATCTACCCCGTGGGCTACTGCAGTACTCGAATATATGCCAGCATGAAGTGCCCAGACCAGAAGTGTCTATATACCTGTCAGATCAAGGATGGTGGTGTGCAGCCTCAG TTTGAAATTGTTCCTGAAGATGACCCCCAGAATGCCATTGTCAGCTCTTCTGCAGATGCTTGTCATGCAGAACTGCTCAGGACTATAAGCGCTACTAT GGGGAAACTAATGCCTAACCTGCTTCCAGCTGGAGCTGACTTTTTTGGATTTTCTCATCCAGCCATCCACAACCTGATCCAGAGCTGTCCAGGAGCTCGAAAATGCATCAA TTACCAGTGGGTGAAATTTGATGTGTGCAAACCTGGAGATGGGCAGCTACCTGAGGGGCTGCCAGAGAATGATGCAGCTATGAGCTTTGAAGCCTTTCAGAGACAGATCTTTGATGAAGATCAGAATGATCCCCTTCTGCCAG
- the PANX3 gene encoding pannexin-3 translates to MSLAHTAAEYMLSDALLPDRRGPHLKGLRLELPLDRIVKFVAVGSPLLLMSLAFAREFSSGSPISCFSPSNFSIRQAAYVDSSCWDSLLHHEQDGPGQDKMKSLWPHKALPYSLLALALLMYLPVLLWQYAAVPALSSDLLFIISELDKSYNRSIRLVQHMLKIRQKSSDPYVFWDELEKARKERYFEFPLLERYLACKQRSHSLVATYLLRNSLLLIFTSVTYLYLGHFHLDVFFQEEFSCSIKTGLLSDETHVPSLITCRLPSLSIFQIVSLSSVAIYTILVPVIIYNLTRLCRWDKRLLSVYEMLPAFDLLSRKMLGCPINDLNVILLFLRANISELISFSWLSVLCVLKDTTTQKHNIDTVVDFMTLLAGLEPSKPKHLTNSACDEHP, encoded by the exons ATGTCACTTGCACACACAGCTGCAGAGTACATGCTCTCGGATGCCCTGCTGCCTGACCGCAGGGGCCCCCACCTCAAAGGACTGCGCCTGGAACTGCCCCTGGACCGGATAGTCAAGTTCGTAGCTGTGGGCTCCCCCTTGTTGCTGATGTCCCTGGCATTCGCCCGGGAGTTCTCCTCTG GGTCTCCGATCAGCTGCTTCTCTCCCAGTAACTTCAGCATCCGGCAGGCAGCCTACGTGGACAGCTCCTGCTGGGACTCACTGCTTCACCATGAGCAGGACGGGCCTGGACAGGACAAGATGAAATCTCTCTGGCCCCACAAG GCCCTCCCCTACTCCCTGCTGGCCCTGGCCTTGCTCATGTACCTGCCGGTGCTGCTGTGGCAGTATGCAGCTGTGCCAGCCCTCAGCTCCGATCTGCTGTTCATCATCAGCGAACTGGACAAATCCTATAATCGCTCCATCCGCCTGGTGCAGCACATGCTGAAGATTCGGCAGAAGAGCTCCGACCCCTATGTGTTCTGGGATGAGCTGGAGAA GGCTCGGAAAGAACGATACTTTGAATTCCCTTTGCTAGAGCGGTACCTGGCATGTAAGCAGCGTTCACATTCACTAGTGGCTACCTACCTCCTGAGGAACTCCCTCTTGCTCATCTTCACCTCCGTCACTTACCTATACCTTGGTCATTTCCATCTGGATGTCTTCTTCCAGGAAGAATTCAGCTGCTCCATCAAGACAGGGCTGCTAAGTGATGAGACCCATGTCCCCAGTCTCATCACATGCAGGCTGCCATCGCTGTCCATTTTCCAGATTGTTAGCCTCTCCAGTGTAGCAATATACACCATATTGGTTCCAGTGATAATATACAACCTCACACGGCTATGTCGGTGGGACAAACGACTCTTATCTGTCTATGAGATGCTCCCAGCTTTTGATCTCCTCAGCAGAAAGATGCTAGGATGTCCCATCAATGACCTCAATGTGATCCTTCTTTTCCTCCGAGCTAACATCTCTGAGCTCATCTCTTTTAGCTGGCTGAGTGTCTTATGTGTGTTAAAGGATACAACCACCCAGAAGCACAATATTGACACAGTAGTTGATTTTATGACTTTATTGGCTGGCTTAGAACCCTCAAAACCCAAACACCTCACCAACTCGGCATGTGATGAACACCCATAG